The genomic segment TACAAATTTAGCAGGCGAAGGCTTTTTTATCACTGAACTTCCATCTgctcaatggggaggggccatggctcagaggtagagcatctgcttggcatgcagaaggtcccaggttcaatccccagcaaccccagttgaaaggagcaggcagtaggtgatgtgaaagacctctgcctgacaccctggagagccgctgccagtcagagtagacaatactgaccttgatagaccagtagaagatggcttcatgtgttcacgtgttcaattTTGTTTGTTACAAGGCATTTACCAAACTCCTTCCAGAAATTAGGGCTAAACTACACAATACACTTGTGGCCACAAGTTGGGTCGGTGAAACCCTTGGACGCACTTTCTCCATAGTCACATGACAGctgcaggcagggttgccaacctccaggtgggggtctggagatctccaggattgccaactgctctccagacgacagagatcagttcccctggagaaaatggctgctttggaaggtggacatcatacccccactgaggtccctcccctccctagggtccacctccaggaattccccaagccagagttggcaactctagctgcaaAGGAAGTTTCTTCCCCAAGCAAGGACCAATCTGGAGCAGGACCACAGcactggggaaggaggaggggctcCAGCCTTCTCCCATGAACCATTTTGCCAACTTGACACAGCTCCAGTGGGCATTATTTGCCTCATTTGGGGCCCACACAAGACAAACCCCcaattataaaaatgcaattcAAAGCCACTTAAAGAAAACCAAACACCCAGGGGTCAATCTGCAGGAAATTTCCTGTTGCTTCCAAAAGGAGGTCAAGAGAACTGTGTAGACTAGTGGTGCAAAGTGTTCAGAAAAGGCCACACTCTTACTATACCCATGGTGAAAACAGGTTCAGTCCCGTAACAGGTATATATGAGAAACATTGTACATTATGACTACTTTTATTACATTGCAATTAAAATTAATGTTACCTGTGGAGTAAAAAAAATCTATACCCTGCATATTTCAGATGTCATTAAATAAAACGGAGTGTTTTAGGGAAGGTCTGGACCCTTCCTGAAGGGAAACGGGGAAAGCCCTCGTTACAGAGTCCAGTGTGCTTCAAATGGCTCAAGATGGATTTGGGGTCTGAAGAGCTGCGAGTTCCAGATGCGCTGTCTCTGTTCTGTCACAGAATGCTGGCATTCTCTTTTCACCACTGCAGGGGGATGGGAAATGAGTAACTCCATGAGACCCTGGGAAGTGCTGAGGTGCCGTGTGGCCGTTCTCTGCGATTCAGCTGGATGGCGGTCTCCTGAAAACTTTATCCCACacatcaaggggaggggctgtggctcagtggtagagcatctgcttggcatgcagaaggtcccaggttcaatccctggcacctccagttaaagggactaggcaggtaggtgatgtgaaagacctctgcctgagaccctggagagctgctgccggtctgtgtagacgatgctgactttgatggaccaagagtctgattcagtagaaggcagcttcgtgtgttcacgtGAGTTCAAGACATGGACATGACTCTTAGTACATTTGGTTAGGGTAAGGCCACAAGGGCAGAAGAGAGACCGGGTTTTCCCCTGCATGGATGCGCTGGTGCCTCTTGTGGTGGGAGCTgcggctgaagcttttcccacagtaaGTGCACGTGtagggcttctcccccgtgtggatgcGGTTGTGCTGGGTGAGGGTGGACTTGTCGGTGAAGCTTTTCCCGCAGTCAGAGCAGGTGtagggcttctcccccgtgtggattctcTTGTGCCTGATCAGGTTGGAGCTGACATTGAAGCATTTCCCACAGTGGTTACACTCAAAGGGCTTTTCCCCCGTATGGATGCGCATGTGCTTGACCAGGTCGGAGGTCTGGTTGAAACTCTGCCAGCACTCCGTGCACGTGTgggggatttcaaagggagatgttTGCTTCTTGGAGACTCTGGACTTCTTGGCTTTGCCAGGAGCAGAAGCGTTGGTGGTGTTGGTCTCTGGGTGACTGCATTTCCCCAGCCACTTCCCCGGTGGGCTCTTCAAGTGCCGCTTGTGATGGGAACTGCGGCTGAAGGTTTTGCCACAGTCAATACACTTGTAGGGCTTCTCTCCAGAGTGGGTTCGCACGTGCTGAACCAGGGTAGACTTGTCggtgaagcttttcccgcactcAGAGCAAAGGtacggcttctccccagtgtggattctctggtgcctGCTCAGGCTGGAACTGATACTGAACACTTTCCCACAGTCGGGGCATTTGTAGGGCTTCTCGcccgtgtggattctctggtggttAATTAGATCTGAGCTCTGGGCAAAGGTTTGCCCGCACTCGGTGCAGATGTTTGGGTTCTCTCCAAAGCAGGTTCTCTGGGGGGCAGTGGTACCTTTGCGCTTCCTTGCTCTTTTATCGAGACTGGCcactttcctcttcccctccagaAGGTCACGGTTCTTCTGTTGCTGTTCCGCCTTTCTCTGACTTTTCAGTCCTCTGTTCTGACCTGAGACCTGAGGAGCTTTCCCTCTGGTCCGTTTTGGAGGCATCTTgtacaggattgcactgaaaCCGAAGAGTCCCCCCAACTCAGGTTACACTTGAAGCTCCATAACCTGTTCAGATAAAGAAAAACAGACATAGAGCAGTTCATAGTGCGTACTAGCAAATCTACAGGGGCCCTGCAGTGTACTTTGTGAGTTAATTTGTCAGGAATCCCAAAAGGCCATTATGGCACCCCAAAACCCATTCTGTCCCTTGTTCCCCTTTCCTTTAGGACCTTCTTTCTTTCAACAGCCTGCTTTGTCCACCCTCGTACCAATAAAGCCTTGCTTCGTTctttggtggtgggaaatgccgtcaagtcacagctgacttatggcgaccccatagggttttccaggccagagacattcagaggcagtttacctTTGCCTGTCTCCaaatcacaaccctggtattcctaggaggtctctcatccaaatattagccagggccgaccctgcttagcttctgagatctgacaagatcaagatAGCCTGAGGCTACCCAGGTTCGTTCTTTTAGAGTTTTCCAGACCCACTGCTACCCTGGGCAAGATGGTCATTtgccctggggggagggggttcttcGTAAAGAGTTCGTTTTCTCAACTTCAATTCAGACTGCTGCTAACACAGGTTTCTCCAGCACCCCTGACCAACTTAATGGACCTCCGTAGAGAGGCCGATGCTTTCTTTTAAACTGCATTCTTGCACCTTTGTgtggcaggcagaaattcaactgaCGACGTTTTCCTCAGCACACAGTGAACATGGTGATGGCGATTCACCCGTTTTTCTGTCTGCGTGTCACTGGAAGaaaggtgggtggggtggggagagagacaaCAGCGATGGCCCTGCTACAGAGTAACTGACCTCATCTCTATTGCTCATTTATCAAGGCCAGACCTTCCCCAACCCTCATCTTGACCAGCTCCCTTGTTTATAGAGGGCCTCCAAGTCTGGACCTAGAGAAGGCTCCTGCGCTTTTAAGCGCagtggaaaagggaaggagaaggaggagaagaagaagaagagttggtttttatatgccgactatctctactacttaaggaagaatcaaaccggcttacaatcacccttcccttcccctccccacaacagacaccctgtgaggtaggtggggctgagagagctgtgactggcccaaggtcacccagttggcttcatgtggaggagcggggagacaaatccagttcaccaaattagcctccgctgctcatgtggaggagtggggaatcgaacccggttgtgGGAAAAGCTGCACCTCAGGTCCCAGGCTAACCccatctcattagatctcaaaagctacgcagagtcatccctggttagtatttggatgggagaccaccaaggaagtccagggttgctgtgcagaggcagccaatggcaaaccacttctgtccccttgccttgaaaaccctaccggtagccctaagtcagctgagactttgCCCCCTCGATGGAATTCCGTCTGCCTTTCATCTCTTAAAGAAATTCAGTCTGCCTTTCATCTCTTAAAGGAACAGTACACCCCTCAGGGTCTAAACCTGACGACCCTACTACAGAGCCGGGTATAGCAGTCGGGTAGGGCTGCCTCTTGTACTTCTTGCATGCATCTTGGATGGGTGGAAGGAAATGTTAGAGAAGACAGCCACGCTTACATTATTTTCTCCGGGAAGGGAGTAAGAAGGCGGAGCAGCGTCAACGGAGATGTGCCGGGTCCTTTCCTCTTTGCAGGGACGGCTGCCAGTATTGGTAGCGCCTGGCGTGAGCCCTTAACAGATCAGCTCCGGGGGGATCTTTAGAAGATCCGTGCATAAGTTAAAAAGGcaacaatttttttggggggggggttgttggctGATTGACAAGGGGAGCGCCCCTTTGTCCTGGGATTCGGGACAATGGGGAAACCTGCGCTGAAAATCCGCACGGGGCAGAGAGGGTAGGGGTCAATGCGTCCCCCTAGCACAGATCGCCTCCAGTTGGGGTAAGAGGGCTGCAAGCCCGGTTCTTCTCGGGTTGGGGGGGGTcgcaatggaggaggaggaggaggaatgacaGGAAGCAGCACAACCCTGTAACCTGGGAAGCCCAACCTCAAAATCCagaatggaggaaggggggggggggagatgtttcCTGGAATCACGACAGCCCTCTCGTGGCCACCGCTAAGGAAACTGCATCCCATTTATTACCCCGAGTGGTGATTCTTAACGGGAACGGGGGTGCTACGACCCTCCAGGAGCCAAAGaacaaatttggggagggggggcgttcAAAATCTTTTTGGGGATGTTCGGGATTTGGGGCAGTCCCTTGGACCACTTTCACTGGCttctgataaatagggttgcccaacctccagctggagatctcctgctattagggacctggcaaccctactgataaacaGCAGAGGAAGGTTTCCTAGAGAATAACGTTCCAGATCTTCGATTTCTCTCCCAGTCTCGATGAAAGTCACGAACAGACTCCTGATCTTTAATGCAATCTTTGTTTAATAAATGAAAGCATACTTTAATAAAATGAATTGATcttttagggctgccagcctccaggaggggcctggagagctgtaattacaatggatctccacaCTCaggacatttattcatggaaggttttgcattggatttgccactctttagttgcccttttcccccatccatattctcaaaactcaacaataagccgccatgcagagttttgagaattcagatggggaaaatgtgcatctatagagtgacaaacccaatgcaaaaccttccatgaataaatgacctcagagttcagttcccctggagaaaacggctgcttcagagggtggactctatagcattataccctgttgaagtccctcccctccccaaaccccaccctccccaggctttaccccccccccattattttccCAACCCtgtgatggcaaccctaaatcttcaTTTAATTCTTAAGTCTTCACCCAGTCATTCAAAGGCAGTAAAGCAACATCCACCCTTTCTGGTCCTCTCCTTGTAGCGCACAGCGGCGTAAGGTGTCCTTGAGTTCATGaagtgtagttagggttgccaacccccaggtggaggagagcaattaacACCTATGCTATACTAATAAGGTAAAGAGAAAcactagcacaaggctcaaaggtAATTACAAATTCTATATTACAAAATCAACTATACAAAAGACATGGTGAATCATGTGTCCATACACCAGAGGTGACAGTGCAATGATGACAATACAAACAACCATCACACTCAATATGATTTCTATGTACAATGACGATTCGCGCGTGCAAAATAGCACTAGATGACAAAAGTTCTGATTGACTTATACCAGCCACGAAGGCTATATACACAGAAATATAGTTCAAAAGAAGTCTCCACAGCCAGAGGGGAAAGTAGGAACGcttcccaggtttgattccccactcttccacatgagcggcggaggctaatctggtgaactggatttgtttccccactcctacatgtgaagccagctgggtggccttgggccagtcacactctcttagtcccacctaccctGAAAGaggagcctccgccactcatctgtctgttgtggggagggggaagtgattgtaagccagtttgattattccttaagtggtagagaaagtcagcatataaaaaccaactactactccttcATCGTGGTTGCATTTTTAGCTTCCTGCATTGGTATAATTTTAACCTCTTTTTGTGAGCTCCTCTAAGCCTACTGGAAGGGCAAGATGGAAATGTTGGACATAAATAAGTACAATTGTGATGACAAGAAGAACTCTTACAGAGACACAATTCTGTTTTAATAGAGACTCCGCAAAGCCTCAATCCAAGAACTTCCCTAGATCTGCTATCAGACATTGTTTACCAtcggtgccagggactgaacactAGTCTTTGGATATCCCATATGGATTCTGCCATTCAGCTTCTGTAAAAGGTGGTGGGGTCCAGTCttactttagaatcatagaattggaagggatcaccagggtcatctagtcctccacaatgcaggaaattcacaactacttccccgccacacaccccagtgacccctgcttcatgcccagaagaaggcgggggggggggaaccctccaggatccctggcccatctggcctggagggaaattgcttcctgaccccaaagtgttgatcggcattaccctgggtatgtaagaaagggccacgagagccaaacactgacgcaacccttcctgtcctccctctcatgatctgtctaagtacatagaatcagcattgctgtcagatggccatctagcctctgcttaaaaacctccaaaggagaacccaccacctcccgagaaaacctgttccactgaggaactgctctgtcaggttCTTCCTAGAAAATACATGAGAATATAGAAATTACCATCGGTCAATCGATAACATACGATCCTAAACTATTCCTCTTGAGTAAAACACCAGACGAATACAgtaaagaccaacaggtcatacTAAAATACTTAATCACAGCGGCAAGAACAGTTCTAGCATCACTgtagaaaacagataaaataacaAAAATTGGAACTTGGATAGACAAAGCCtacgaatatataacaatggcacacctaacagcaatattacaaaaagatattcaaagaccaaataaagacaaatagaattccttctatgaatatatcaaaattaaaaaataacaataaaatcttaGGAGTTATATGAAAACCACAATGGACGATCAAATGTATTATGTTAATAAATGACTGTAATATTGAACCTTATAAGGGGGTAGAACcatgcattctttttttttaatgttaaatacTGTTTAACCGatggttttccctttccctttcttttttcctgtaacCCTACTTaatactgaaaactaataaaaatatttattaaaaaaaaggatgttcttcctaatgtttagccgaaaactcttttaatttcaaaccgttggttctggtccgaccttctggggcaacagaaaacaactctgcaccgtcctctgtatgacagcccttcaaatacttgaggatggttatcatatcacctctcagtcttctcctcttcaggctaaacatacccagcttcttcagccttttctcatagaacttggtctccaaacaactcaccatcttcgttgccatcctctggacacgttccagcttgtctacatccttcttaaattgtgcccCCAAAATACTTTATTTTGACAGAAAAGATGTTAAGCTCCCTGGTGCAGAGGCAGTTTGCTGATCCATCTAACTTACTGCTGTCTGCTCTGACTTGCAGCAGCTATCCAATAGCTTGGGCAGAGGTCCAGAGCCTACCGGCACTCACTTTCATGGGTGACCTCAAGTTCTACTATTAGGACTGAAGGATAAAAATGTCCTCTCCACTCCTCCAATCCATGCTGATGTGCTTTAAGAGATTTCTCTAAATCAAGTCACAATATAACATTGAATTACTGGTGATCCaccaagaagagaagaagagaagagttggttttgataccccactttcctctaccatagggagtctcaaagtggtctACAATCACCATCCtcccccacacaacaggcaccttgtaaagtaggtggggctgagagagttcagagagaactgtgactggcccaaggtcacccagcaggcttcatgtggagaatagggaaaccaacctggttctccagaattagattccaccactcttaaccactaccacactggctcttcaagcCCAATACCGTCAAGAAGATACAAGGTAGTAACAACAGAAAAATCCATGCCCTTCTAGGCACACATTGAATACACAATTGTAGGCATCAATGATAAACCAATCCAGAGTCTGGCCATCATGCActgtgagaaccagtgtggtataatacTTGGACTAAGCCTGGATTCTAATTCCTGAAGCTTGCTGGATCTATCAGCCTAacctagaagaagaaggttggtttttctatgccaactttgctaccacttaagggagaatcaaaccggcttacgatcaccttcccttccccacaacagacaccctgtgaggtaggtggggctgagagtgtaactagcccaaggaaacccagctggcttcaagtgttggagtggggaaaccaacccagtccaccagattagcatccctggaccgccaaaaaaacaaacaagtgggttatagatccaatcaagcctgaactgaccctagaggctaaaatgactaaactgaggctatcatactttggtaatattatgagaagacaagagtcactggaaaagttgaaggcagtgtaGGTCTACCAAGATGGACCTATTGAAAACAATGCTCAAACCTTTCAAATAAAAAGGTATCATCTCACCACGCCTATTCTGTCTTTCCCTATATTCTGAGGACAGGTCAGCAAGAATCTCCATCCACCAAATAAGTGAATTGGGGCGGTTTACACACCTCtgtagccccatggcgcagagtggtcagctgcagtactgcagtccaagctctgctcacgacctgagttc from the Euleptes europaea isolate rEulEur1 chromosome 1, rEulEur1.hap1, whole genome shotgun sequence genome contains:
- the LOC130474769 gene encoding zinc finger protein 3-like, with the protein product MPPKRTRGKAPQVSGQNRGLKSQRKAEQQQKNRDLLEGKRKVASLDKRARKRKGTTAPQRTCFGENPNICTECGQTFAQSSDLINHQRIHTGEKPYKCPDCGKVFSISSSLSRHQRIHTGEKPYLCSECGKSFTDKSTLVQHHMRIHTGEKPFECNHCGKCFNVSSNLIRHKRIHTGEKPYTCSDCGKSFTDKSTLTQHNRIHTGEKPYTCTYCGKSFSRSSHHKRHQRIHAGENPVSLLPLWPYPNQMY